TGTTTTGTCATCAGTGATATCATGTCAATGTGAGGGAGAGCATGCTTAAGATTATGAAAATCCAAATGGACCTCCTCTTTACTGTATATGCAGTCTCAACCTTTCCATTTTCTCATTGAACTGTTCCAATCAACCACAATATACTATGTATAATGTACTATCTTTAATTTCCCTAGTCAATGTTTTAGGTGGTGTTATCTCCAAACAACAATGTACTACTCATCAGTGAGGTCTGAAAAAGGTAGAGTGTATGCATGCAGACTTTACCTTTATCTCGTGAAGATAGAGTTGTGTTTTGTGCTCGTTTGTTTGATGAGTAAAGATTCCATAGGGAGAGAAAAGAGATGTCTCCTACGTTATTCATAATATGTGGAAGCATGACTAAATTTCAAAGTCATTTAGTCTAGCTACATGAAGAACGTAAGCCAGATGACAGAATGGGAAGACCTAGGATGTAGAAGCTAAGATCATAACATGAGTAATTCGACAGATttgaattcatatatataataacgTAAATTAGGTGGATTCCATGTCATAATACTATGAGGTAAATGATTTACTCTCAGTAGTCTCTTTTACCCTCACAATATATTTCCGACTCTTTAAAAATGCTGACAGATGTATGTCTGATGTATTTTTAGAGGATCTAATACGGATGACAGTATTTACGGAGTGTCCGAACAACAAAGCTCGCAAGAGAAAAAAGTGTGAGAGAAATAACAATGGCCTTCCATGAGATTTTGGCAAATTACAACAAATGTCATATGCCTATATCTCATACAGTCATACTGAATTTGGTTTTATAGTCTAATACACATTTCCTAAAACTAGATGAATGGTGTTGATTTCAACAAGAAATGCATCTGCAGAACCTCTTTAAACCAAAGCCTAATTCGGAGTGCACCGAGTATCAAGCCATGAGATAATGTCGTTGAGCACAGTAAGAATCCGGTCATCAGGTTCACCTTCAAGAATGCAGTGAAACCCTCCATCGTAGAGCTTAAGAGTTTTGTCGCTGCTGGAAGACTTGTCATACAGGTACTGACTCACGCGAGGATCTGTCACTCTATCGTCTGCTCCATGAAGAATGAGCATTGGGGATGCCACCTGCAAGTGTTGTACATACAGACTGTTAATTCCTTCAGACAAAGCTGGAAAACATGATGGTGTTTCGTTGATAAACTTGGATACGTACTGACCTTATCCACATGTGATTCAATGTATTTCGTAGCATTTAAGAGTTCCACGGCAGTTTTCACACGTGTTTTATCGGAGTAAGAGATTACATTGTATGGAGCCTAAAAAGAATGAGACAAGAACTAGCATCAGTAAGACATCAATACAGAGCTGTGCTACGCATACATTGAAAATCAATGTGCATATACGGGTAGCTCGGTGCACTAAGCTCCCGCTATGCATGGGGTCCAGAGAAGGTTTGTAGTCCACTAGAGTCTTTTATATGCAGTTTTACCCTGAACTCCTAAATCGAAACCGTGAACTCCTAAGTTACATGGCATGGATTAGTGCATCATGCTGAGGGTCGTAAGGGTATTCCAGAACAAAATGCTATAAGGACTCTCGATGGAAAAACAGTGAACAGGTTTATACAGAGTAAAGGAGTCCATAAATGCATACTATATCAAATCTCAATAATGGGATGAGACGGGGCTTGAAAGGGGACAATGGAGGGTTTACCATGGACGGGGcaaatagattttttaaaaatataaagcaGACATCATTTGGTTATTATTCTTCCTCACTTAATATCAAGAGAGTAAATAGATGCATTAccattttccttttcttgaatTCCCTGATTGCCAACTCCGCCAAATCTTTCGTAGGGACTATCTTTGCTTGTGGCATAATGTTAGACAAAAAAATCAAGACTTTCTGCAGTGGAACTGGTGGCGTCATGTCTTCTGCAATCTTAGCAAAGCACCAGAGAGTCAGCGAAATTCTTGCATTAAGAAAGTTCAAATTCCacaaacatgataaaaatttCAACAAGCAGAAAATTTGGTGGCGATGCTAAGAGGAAAACATAATTTCTTTCTACAATGAAATCATCCAAATCGATAATTCAACTTCGTTCTTAATTAGTACGAGTTGACTACTGGCAATAAAAGCATTGCTTGTTCTAACAGACaattagtttcatttttatataaatggTTCCTGAAATGAGAAGCATTTCTCAGCGCAATATGTCTAAGAAGCTGTTCCAATAAGCAAATATTTTCTGGATAGTAACACCTCATCATGATAAATTATGAGAAATCTTTAAAGAAGGaaacagaaaaacaaaaaagaacagTTGGTATTTGCATGGAGAATTTGCATATTTGGAACAAAAAAAAGCATCTTTCCTCAGAAAGCTAAAATTTGCTAACAGAACAGAGAAATGAATCAAAATGAGTGCcttttataaagaaaacaagTGTTTTAGTATCATTAAATGTTGATGAACTGACCCGAGCTTTTGCTTTGAAAATGGACATCTTTTTCTGGTGACAGAGAACGAACCAAATTTTTTTCTGtctattcttttttattagCTCATAGCTTAAGGTTTCAACACTTGAATCTGAGAAAATTTAAGTGCCTAAGATTCAGATGGAAGACCAAAAGCGAAACGTAATATAAGGTATTAGGTATACGAAGGATGATCAACAAACAAAACTGAAAATTCTGCACTCTTTGAACAGTTGAATATATTCAGGTGTAAATATACTGAACTCGTTGAGATGATCTACATATTTTAGTTTGACGTAGAGAAATTAGGGATTCTGAACTTTTTGATACCAAAGAAAACGATAAATGCATCAGTTCAGCTCAAAATAAACGTGCTCAAGAAAGTGAGAAActagaaactaaaataatataagaagttGCTAGTCTAGCTAAGATAATATTACTTTGCACATTGGCGCGACAAGGACAATTCCATCCCATTCATGTGGTTCCTTAAGAAGAGCTTTCAGAGCAATTGCACCTCCCATCGACTGCCCAAATATAAAGTGGGGAAGCCCTCTAACTTCTGGCCTACCTGGTCCATCACAAGACAACTTATCATCAAATTGTCACACGAGGAGAAACATGCTTTTAACAAAAATTAGAAGAGTAGTGGCCCGTGAATGAACTTTGATTCGGGTTTAATGGATTTTGCTTTTCACATTGTCTGATTATGATTAaactggatatgttgttgttgttgacgTATTATCTCAGGAAATAATGACAAAGCAGGCAAAAACTCACTGCAACTTACCTTTAATCTTCACATACTGTTCATTGACATTGTCAACTATACCATCAAACTCAGGAATATATCCATGCAAACCATCAGAGAGACCAAAACCGGGATGGTCAATAGCATAGACAGCATAGCCAGCAGCCGCTATATGCTTCGCAATACCTGAAAATTATTATAACATACAAAAGAATATAAACGGCtaataaataatactaataaaaaccAGTAATTGATTAGAAGAATAGACATACTACTATTGGCTCTGTAGTTAAAGAGATAATAACAAACCTTCAAAGAAGAACGTGCAAGTATCACCATATCCATGACTGAAGCACAAAGCACCTTTAATTCGTACGCCAGGCTTTGGCAGCCAACTTTTGCAAAAAATCTGTTGGCCTTTCGAATTTGTTTCATACCACTACAAAATGTACATATGCAATTACTCATTTGATGATATATAAATCCTTTTCCTAAATAGCATGATACAAAAATTAAcaagtaacaacaacaaaaagagaCGATAAACTTCCATCAAACAAACAAATCTAACTAGCAAAAACAATTAACAGTTCACAACACAATGCTACATACATAGATCCATCATCCTAACCTTTGAACATAAATGTTTTAGCAAATAAGAGTAGTATACATGGAAACAGAACTTAAGAGTAATCGGGGTTATAGTAGCGGCTGTTTCATAATCAACAAAGTTTAAACTTCTGAGAGAACACTTACTAACTTCTTAATCCTTCAGTTTATCCTAACTGACCTGCACCCCATTTTCACTTTCCTAACTTTGAGTTCACTCTCGTTCAAATccattgaaaataaataaaacacgaTTAAGTTGATAAATAAGTAATCAACTTCAACTACATTGCACAACAGAGCAAAAAAGAACCACATAGCTAAAATCAAGATCTGCCAAAACACTACATGATCTCTTAATTCTTTACATCTATCGAAGCCTTGGTGGTCAGAGTTACCCACTATCGTCTAGAATTAGTCGAGATATGCACTAGCTAGTCCGGACAACCAAAAGAAGATCCCTTGACATTTCCACTAACAAAAGTACTCATACATAGATCCCTAATACCAAAACAAGAGCACAATAGcataatataaacaaaattaattaagctTAATACCTCCTCTAATCTGATATCACCTGGAGCCATCTGCATGAACAACCAAAACAAATCAAATTAGGAAGcaaaaatcaccattaaaaatctaaattttttttctgtaCTAATTTCAAACAAGATTAGAACAAACCCCAAACCTTAAACAAGATATGATCAAGCTGCTGTTGAACATTAGCAAAAGCTGATCGAACCCTTCTTCTAGCAGGAGCATGATCCAAATTTTGTGAAGCAATTTCATTTAAAGCTTCACTTACCCCATCAATTTTTGCCTTTTTTAGGGCCATAGTAATCGTTCTACCTTTAGTCTCTGAAGTAGAAATTTGTGGTTTCCACTTCCATATATGCCGGAGAAtaatgggtcgatttattttcCGGTGGAAAAGTGAAGATTCCGATGGTATAGATGGTCGGAAAGTGGAAGTTAATGCAAGGTCcattctttaaaattattgatCGATCAGAGGAAGTGGAAATGCagattttaaagaatttaaaaagtGACACTAAACCCGACAAGTTATTAGTCAATTCACGTTCTTTTAAATGACTTAATTGGACCATTTTCTTAATTGGTTGAATGTACGGTTAACTATCAAAATCGATTTTAATGATCTCGAGTTTGAGTCTTTCTGAATGTAAAgttattttattagaaaatgttttattattttttgatatgaGATTTTTCAACATGAATTCAtatttagttaagttttaatatGTTTCTCTTGTATAATAATGTTAACGATAAAACCATGTTAATTTACAATGACTTTCCTCCGTCCACTTTATATagcatgatttttttattttcgatCCGTCCCGCATAATTTACTATACATTGGGTTTACCACCGTCCACACCACCGTCCAGTccaactcaaaagaaaaaataagtacgAAACAATATCTCCCTAAcaatagaaagaacaaaaatggagatcataagtgaaactaacaaaGTAAAAGGCTTTTAGGAAAGTTCAGTAGTATAGTAGTTTTAATTcagaaaatttataattagttggttgtttatttttctgttttgaGGTCCGGAATGATTAATACTTAGGTTATGATTTTTTGGAGTGTTCTTTACGTGTAAATATTGATTTTCTATAATGTTATGAATCAGCTTCAGCCCTATAAAGATACCAATGAGGATATCGCACAAATAGATATTGGACCAAGTAGGCCCAACAAAAGCAATCAGGTCACGTTTTCACGAAGGATAATCTGGGGTCCAGACTGAGAATGCGTTTGTTGTAGTTAAATAAATTAGGACATCACTGTTTGAAGCATCAAATGAATTATATGCAAAGACATTTTGTGTTCTCATCCCCAATTCTTCAGTCTAAGCTTCTCATCTTCCTTTTACCGTCTATCCATTCCCTAGTTCTTGTGTTTATTATTTCTACGATTCTGCTTGGGTTCTTTTGTTGTTTGCTTTATTGCATTTACGTTTTGGATTTGTAATTGAACTCTAGTCTTGTTAATATAGTTGAGAAGTTGGTTATTGTTATATTGAATTTGAGCTacgatttatcaaaaaaaaagaaggagaTCATTAACACCTGATAAACTCACCATGCGTTGAACAAGTAACACTAGATTCGAATGattgttatatattgattaataatgTATCGTATCATATAtgtagtatattattttgatgaacaAAATATCCCAGAAGATTATATCATTGCATAAAAATTAGAGtcgtaaatattttctttttttattttgtttaaatatgttaatttttaaataaatatttcaaccCGCTCATAAGTCATAAGCTCTCTGGTTATAAGAACTTTGAAATTTCACCATTCTTGAAATTACAAATTTTGCATAAAAGccataaaaattgaaactttgaGTGACCAATTAGAGTTTTTTTAATCTCCAGAATAGCAAAAATTGCTGTAAACGTAGGCTTAATTAAAACTCATCATAGAATTCTTGAAGAGAAGTTCATATCTTTGTTACAATCATGTAAAACTAcaaatcaattgaaagaaattcaAACCCAGATTACAATTCAGTGTGTTGGTTATACTAAGTACATTATCCCTCCCCTTTTgtcaaaatgtatggaattcaagaaaatttctTATGCACACCAAGTGTTTGATCAAATTCCTGACTTACAAGATGCTTCTCCTTGGAACATAATGTTTAAAGGGTATATTCAGAATGATATGTACAGGGATGTAGTTGTGTCGTTTCGTCGTATGATGAATGAAGATGTTAGTTTGAATTGTTTTTCATTTCCTATGGTTTTGAAGTCTTGTGGAAAGTTACTGGCTTTAGTTGAAGGTGAAGAAGTGCATGGTGTGGTGGTAAAGGTTGGGTTTTTGACCAATACTTTTGTGGGTAGCACTTTGATTGATATGTATTCAAGTGTTGGGCGAGCGAAATGCGCTTATAGGGTGTTCAATGAGATGGTTTTACGGAATGTTTTTACGTGGACTTCTATGATCAATGGATATATTGCAAATGGTGATTTGGTATCTGCAAGAATGCTTT
The window above is part of the Solanum pennellii chromosome 5, SPENNV200 genome. Proteins encoded here:
- the LOC107018716 gene encoding caffeoylshikimate esterase-like, which codes for MDLALTSTFRPSIPSESSLFHRKINRPIILRHIWKWKPQISTSETKGRTITMALKKAKIDGVSEALNEIASQNLDHAPARRRVRSAFANVQQQLDHILFKMAPGDIRLEEWYETNSKGQQIFCKSWLPKPGVRIKGALCFSHGYGDTCTFFFEGIAKHIAAAGYAVYAIDHPGFGLSDGLHGYIPEFDGIVDNVNEQYVKIKGRPEVRGLPHFIFGQSMGGAIALKALLKEPHEWDGIVLVAPMCKIAEDMTPPVPLQKVLIFLSNIMPQAKIVPTKDLAELAIREFKKRKMAPYNVISYSDKTRVKTAVELLNATKYIESHVDKVASPMLILHGADDRVTDPRVSQYLYDKSSSSDKTLKLYDGGFHCILEGEPDDRILTVLNDIISWLDTRCTPN